From the genome of Mesorhizobium japonicum MAFF 303099, one region includes:
- the radA gene encoding DNA repair protein RadA, with the protein MAKSRVQFICQNCGSVHQRWAGKCDACGEWNTLVEEGTSGGIGSGPANMRNARKGRAVVLTTLSGDIEDAPRIISGIGELDRATGGGFVRGSALLVGGDPGIGKSTLLTQAAAALASRGHRIVYVSGEEAVAQIRLRAQRLGVADSPVELAAETNVEDILATIADGKRPDLVILDSIQTLWTDLADSAPGTVTQVRAAAQAMIRYAKSTGAAIVLVGHVTKEGQIAGPRVVEHMVDGVLYFEGEGGHHYRILRTVKNRFGPTDEIGVFEMSDKGLREVSNPSELFLGERHAKSPGAAVFAGMEGTRPVLVEIQALVAQSSLGTPRRAVVGWDGARLSMVLAVLEAHCGVRFGQHDVYLNVAGGYRISEPAADLAVAAALVSSLTGLALPADCVYFGEISLSGAVRPVAHAQQRLKEAEKLGFGSAVLPLGSEELAGGIGAGAFQPTELADLVARIAGSRRSRVDEEE; encoded by the coding sequence ATGGCCAAATCGCGCGTCCAGTTCATCTGCCAGAATTGCGGTTCGGTGCATCAGCGCTGGGCCGGCAAATGCGATGCCTGCGGCGAATGGAACACGCTGGTCGAGGAAGGCACCTCCGGTGGCATCGGCTCGGGGCCAGCCAATATGCGCAACGCCCGCAAGGGCCGCGCGGTGGTGCTGACCACGCTTTCCGGCGACATCGAGGACGCGCCGCGCATCATTTCGGGTATTGGCGAACTGGATCGCGCCACCGGTGGCGGCTTCGTGCGCGGCTCCGCACTTCTGGTCGGCGGCGATCCCGGCATCGGCAAGTCGACGCTGCTCACCCAGGCCGCCGCCGCGCTGGCGTCGCGAGGCCACCGTATCGTCTATGTCTCGGGCGAAGAAGCCGTCGCGCAGATCAGGCTGAGGGCGCAGCGGCTCGGCGTCGCCGACTCACCAGTCGAACTGGCGGCCGAGACCAATGTCGAGGACATCCTTGCCACGATCGCCGACGGCAAGCGGCCGGACCTGGTCATTCTCGATTCCATCCAGACGCTGTGGACCGACCTTGCCGATTCGGCGCCAGGTACAGTCACCCAGGTGCGCGCCGCCGCCCAGGCGATGATCCGCTATGCGAAATCCACGGGTGCCGCGATCGTGCTGGTCGGCCATGTCACCAAGGAAGGCCAGATCGCCGGCCCGCGCGTGGTCGAGCACATGGTCGACGGCGTTCTCTATTTCGAGGGCGAAGGCGGCCATCACTACCGCATCCTGCGCACGGTGAAGAACCGCTTCGGGCCGACCGACGAGATCGGCGTCTTCGAAATGTCGGACAAGGGTTTGCGCGAGGTCTCCAACCCCTCGGAGCTGTTTCTCGGCGAGCGGCATGCCAAGTCGCCGGGTGCCGCCGTTTTCGCCGGCATGGAAGGCACAAGGCCCGTTCTGGTCGAGATCCAGGCGTTGGTGGCACAATCCTCGCTCGGCACGCCGCGCCGGGCAGTGGTCGGCTGGGACGGTGCGCGACTATCGATGGTCCTGGCGGTGCTGGAGGCGCATTGCGGCGTTCGATTCGGCCAGCACGACGTCTATCTCAACGTCGCCGGCGGCTACCGCATCAGCGAGCCGGCGGCCGATCTCGCGGTCGCCGCCGCACTGGTTTCCTCGCTCACCGGTCTTGCCCTTCCCGCCGATTGCGTCTATTTCGGCGAAATCAGCCTGTCGGGTGCCGTGAGGCCGGTCGCGCATGCGCAGCAACGCCTCAAGGAAGCCGAAAAGCTGGGTTTTGGTAGTGCGGTTCTGCCCTTGGGCAGCGAGGAACTTGCCGGAGGGATCGGGGCCGGTGCTTTCCAGCCCACCGAGCTTGCCGACCTCGTGGCGCGCATAGCCGGCTCACGTCGAAGCCGCGTGGACGAAGAAGAATGA
- a CDS encoding replicative DNA helicase has protein sequence MAEAARKFGVAEQPLYREAPNNIEAEQALLGAILVNNDAFYRVSDFLKPGHFYEPLHRRIFEIAAELIRMGKVATPITLKTFLPADEKVGDMTVAQYIVRLAVEAVTVVNATDYGRAIYDLATRRALITVGEDMVNIAYDAPVDMSPSEQIEDAERRLFELAETGRYDGGFESFTDAVKTAVDMANAAYMRDGHLSGLATGMRDLDRRMGGLQSSDLIVLAGRPGMGKTSLATNIAFNIAEAYVPAQQADGSFKAANGGVVGFFSLEMSSEQLATRIISEQTEISSSKIRRGEISEMDFEKLVACSQTMQKIPLFIDQTGGISIAQLSARARRLKRQRGLDLIVIDYIQLMQGSSARASQNRVQEITEITTGLKALAKELAVPIIALSQLSRQVESREDKRPQLSDLRESGSIEQDADVVMFVYREEYYLKNREPKLGTEEYVKWENEMNEMRGKAEVIVAKQRHGPTGSVTLAFHGEFTRFSDLAEEHHIAERFE, from the coding sequence ATGGCAGAGGCAGCGCGGAAATTCGGTGTGGCGGAGCAACCGCTCTATCGCGAGGCACCGAACAATATCGAGGCCGAGCAGGCGCTGCTCGGCGCGATCCTCGTCAACAACGATGCCTTCTACCGCGTCTCCGACTTCCTGAAGCCGGGCCATTTCTACGAACCCCTGCATCGCAGGATCTTCGAGATCGCGGCCGAGCTCATCCGTATGGGCAAGGTGGCGACGCCGATCACCTTGAAGACCTTCCTGCCGGCCGACGAAAAGGTCGGCGACATGACGGTGGCGCAATATATCGTGCGCCTGGCGGTCGAAGCCGTCACCGTCGTCAACGCCACCGACTATGGCCGCGCCATCTACGACCTTGCCACGCGCCGCGCGCTGATCACCGTCGGCGAGGACATGGTCAACATCGCCTATGACGCGCCGGTCGACATGTCGCCCTCCGAGCAGATCGAGGACGCAGAACGCCGGCTGTTCGAACTGGCCGAAACCGGCCGCTACGATGGTGGCTTCGAGAGCTTCACCGACGCGGTCAAGACCGCTGTCGACATGGCCAACGCCGCCTATATGCGCGACGGCCACCTGTCGGGTCTTGCCACCGGCATGCGCGATCTCGACCGCCGCATGGGCGGCCTGCAATCGTCCGATCTGATCGTGCTTGCCGGACGCCCGGGCATGGGCAAGACGTCGCTCGCCACCAACATCGCCTTCAACATCGCCGAAGCCTACGTGCCAGCGCAGCAGGCCGACGGTTCGTTCAAGGCGGCCAATGGCGGCGTCGTCGGCTTCTTTTCGCTCGAAATGTCGTCCGAACAGCTAGCGACCCGTATCATTTCCGAGCAGACGGAAATCTCGTCGTCAAAAATCCGCCGCGGCGAAATCAGCGAAATGGACTTCGAAAAGCTGGTCGCCTGTTCGCAGACCATGCAGAAGATCCCGCTTTTCATCGACCAGACCGGCGGTATTTCCATTGCGCAGCTGTCCGCCCGCGCGCGTCGCCTGAAGCGCCAGCGCGGCCTCGACCTGATCGTCATCGACTATATCCAACTGATGCAGGGTTCATCCGCCAGGGCTTCGCAGAACCGCGTGCAGGAAATCACCGAGATCACCACAGGCCTGAAGGCGCTGGCCAAGGAGCTCGCCGTGCCGATCATCGCGCTGTCGCAGCTGTCGCGTCAGGTCGAAAGCCGCGAAGACAAACGCCCGCAACTCTCCGACTTGCGTGAATCCGGTTCGATCGAGCAGGACGCCGACGTCGTGATGTTCGTCTACCGCGAAGAGTATTATCTCAAGAACCGCGAGCCCAAGCTTGGCACCGAGGAATACGTCAAGTGGGAAAACGAGATGAACGAGATGCGCGGCAAGGCCGAGGTCATCGTCGCCAAGCAGCGCCACGGCCCGACGGGCTCGGTAACGCTCGCCTTCCACGGCGAATTCACCCGCTTCTCCGATCTGGCGGAAGAGCATCATATTGCGGAGAGGTTTGAGTGA
- a CDS encoding RNA polymerase sigma factor produces the protein MSAASTHACLATVYRTEGRRVLATLIRLLGGFDAAEEALHEAFAAAAERWPRQGLPANPYSWLVSAGRFRTIDRWRREARLAGTLPELLALSEQIAEPITPEDIADDQLRLIFVCCHPALAPDARIALTLREVGGLTTEEIARAYLTPAPTIAQRIVRAKARIRDEAIPYEVPDRSALPARLESALQVIYLIFNEGYAATQGPSLTRADLCAEAIRLGRLVVDLLDQPEAHGLLALMLLHEARRATRVDANGDIVLLEDQDRSLWDGGLISEANGLIGRALASRRVGPYILQAAIASIHAEAAGTVDTDWTQIVALYDVLRRVAPSPVVTLNRAAALGMRDGPQAGLTAIEAALEQGGLDGYHLAHAARADMLRRLGLTEAARASYQQALDLTRQPAERRFLKTRLDQLAEHRTLRD, from the coding sequence GTGAGCGCCGCCAGCACGCATGCCTGCCTGGCGACGGTGTATCGCACCGAGGGACGGCGCGTGCTGGCGACCTTGATCCGCCTGCTCGGCGGGTTCGACGCGGCGGAGGAGGCCTTGCATGAGGCCTTCGCCGCCGCCGCCGAGCGGTGGCCGCGCCAAGGCCTGCCGGCCAATCCCTATTCCTGGCTGGTCTCGGCCGGCCGCTTCAGAACCATCGATCGCTGGCGCCGGGAAGCGCGGCTGGCCGGCACTTTGCCGGAACTGTTGGCCTTGAGCGAACAGATAGCGGAACCGATCACGCCTGAAGACATAGCGGACGATCAACTGCGGCTCATCTTCGTCTGCTGCCATCCGGCACTGGCGCCGGACGCACGCATTGCCTTGACGCTGCGCGAGGTGGGCGGCTTGACTACCGAAGAGATTGCCCGCGCCTATCTGACGCCGGCGCCGACCATTGCCCAGCGCATCGTGCGGGCCAAGGCAAGGATCCGCGACGAGGCCATCCCCTACGAAGTGCCCGACCGCAGCGCGTTGCCGGCACGCCTCGAAAGTGCGCTGCAGGTGATCTACCTGATCTTCAACGAGGGTTACGCGGCAACGCAGGGACCAAGCCTGACGCGGGCGGATCTGTGCGCAGAGGCGATCCGCCTCGGCCGACTGGTGGTGGATTTGCTCGACCAGCCCGAAGCACACGGGCTGCTGGCGTTGATGCTGTTGCATGAGGCAAGGCGCGCGACGCGGGTCGATGCCAATGGCGACATCGTCCTGCTTGAGGATCAGGACCGGTCGCTGTGGGACGGCGGGCTGATAAGCGAAGCCAACGGCCTCATTGGGCGGGCGCTCGCTTCACGACGGGTTGGACCCTACATCCTCCAGGCGGCCATTGCCTCCATCCACGCGGAAGCGGCGGGTACGGTGGACACCGACTGGACCCAGATCGTTGCACTTTATGACGTGCTGAGGCGCGTCGCCCCCTCCCCGGTGGTCACGCTGAACCGTGCCGCCGCCCTTGGCATGCGCGACGGGCCGCAAGCCGGTCTGACGGCGATCGAAGCGGCACTGGAACAGGGTGGCCTCGACGGCTACCATCTGGCGCACGCGGCGCGCGCCGACATGTTGCGCAGACTAGGCCTGACTGAAGCCGCACGCGCCTCTTACCAGCAGGCGCTGGACCTGACCCGCCAGCCGGCAGAACGACGTTTCCTAAAGACTCGTCTCGATCAACTCGCCGAACATCGCACCCTGCGCGACTAG
- a CDS encoding CvpA family protein, which yields MPITLLDGILVGFTLVSAMLAMVRGFSREVLSVVSWAAAAAAAFFFYKPVLPYLKPYIENEKIAMAASAGVVFIIALIVVSVITMKLADWIIDSRIGALDRTLGFLYGAARGILVVAVALLFFNWLAGAKAPAWVTDAKSRPLLESIGAKIENLLPADTENAILKKLSPKSGGETPAAPDAPAADVPATGDDANAPAPDDNDAGPADNTAKPAPAAPAAPAN from the coding sequence ATGCCGATTACGCTGCTTGACGGAATCCTGGTCGGCTTCACCCTGGTCTCGGCGATGCTCGCCATGGTTCGCGGCTTTTCGCGCGAGGTCCTGTCGGTCGTCTCGTGGGCGGCGGCGGCGGCGGCGGCTTTCTTCTTCTACAAGCCGGTCCTGCCCTATCTGAAGCCTTACATCGAGAATGAAAAGATTGCCATGGCGGCCTCCGCCGGCGTCGTCTTCATCATCGCGCTGATCGTCGTCTCGGTCATCACCATGAAGCTCGCCGACTGGATCATCGATTCGCGCATCGGCGCGCTCGACCGCACGCTCGGTTTCCTCTACGGCGCCGCGCGCGGCATCCTGGTCGTCGCGGTGGCGCTTTTGTTCTTCAACTGGCTGGCCGGCGCCAAGGCCCCGGCCTGGGTGACGGACGCCAAATCACGGCCATTGCTGGAATCGATCGGCGCCAAGATCGAGAACCTGCTGCCCGCCGACACCGAAAACGCAATCCTCAAGAAGCTCAGCCCGAAATCGGGTGGCGAGACTCCGGCCGCTCCGGATGCGCCAGCGGCGGATGTGCCGGCAACAGGTGACGATGCCAATGCGCCGGCCCCGGACGACAATGACGCTGGCCCGGCGGACAACACAGCCAAGCCAGCACCGGCCGCACCAGCAGCGCCGGCAAACTGA
- a CDS encoding YciI family protein, with amino-acid sequence MRYACLIYYHPQTLFGGSPQADAALAECAGYDEVLKASGHFVTAEALVLPEEAMTLQVRDGKMSTVDGPFIETKEVLGGIIVIEARDLNEAVRVASGHPLATIGHIEVRPVVDFSQPRPVL; translated from the coding sequence ATGCGCTATGCCTGTCTCATCTACTATCACCCTCAGACACTGTTCGGGGGAAGTCCGCAGGCCGATGCCGCGCTTGCCGAGTGCGCCGGATATGACGAGGTGCTCAAGGCCAGCGGCCATTTCGTCACCGCCGAAGCCCTGGTGCTGCCGGAAGAAGCGATGACCTTGCAGGTCCGCGACGGCAAGATGTCGACGGTCGACGGCCCGTTCATCGAGACCAAGGAGGTCCTGGGCGGGATCATCGTCATCGAGGCCCGTGACCTCAACGAGGCCGTGCGGGTGGCAAGCGGACATCCATTGGCCACGATCGGGCACATCGAAGTCCGTCCGGTCGTCGACTTCAGCCAGCCCCGGCCGGTACTGTGA